tttagcttggaattttttaaattctaaacaAACTGCGTAATTATTAATTTACatcttcaatatgtaaaattaacttaAAGCAGAATCAAagcagaatcaaagtgatcaaaagtatatggagaactgagttctcgataagtctaattgacttatcgacaagtcattttaagacttctcatgtaagttctcgataagtcaatttactgattTTTCGAATGAGTTAATTGGAATTTTAATCATGATAAAACCGGAACCGCAACCGAAGATTCTGGGTTTTGAAAATCGCAACCGCAACCGCAACCGAGTCATTGGTTTTAATTTCGGTTTCAAAAATCCTGGTTCGGTTGTAATTTTTCGATTTCGGTTTTAAAACCGGCAAAAATAATTGCATTTGACATATTTTGTCATTAATCAGTTTTTAGCATAAATATAGATAAACTGCCTTGCTGAGACAAAATATGTCATGTTGCATTTGACAAAATCTTATTATTCATTTTCCACACAAGAAAGTAGAAAACTGTAACCGCAACGACTCAAGTTTGTGAACATAGTTTAGGTAAAACATAGTAATTCAAAATATCTTTCCTAGTGATTTTAGCTATAAATCGCTGATGTCTAATATCTTCTAACAAAAAAGGTTAACACAGTCAATCGGTAAACAACAACTTAATAACATAGCTTAGGCAAACTGTAATAtgtattaatatttattaatatattataatagtcggttcggtttcggtttttcGGTTCAGTTTAACTCTATAACCGGAACCGGATTATTTGTaacggttcggtttttcggtttctCGATTTTAATTCGGCTCGGTTTTAATCGATTCGATTTTAGTCTGTTTTTACCAGTTTTGGTTTGATTTCGGTTTTTATGCTCAGTCCTAGAGCTGGTCATGAGACATATAATCACTCTTCTGGGAGTAGCAGTAAAAAGTAAAATCTAAAGACTAATTTTAGAGCAAAGTTGTAAAATCAAGGTAAACACAAATATATTAGTGTCGTGTTATTGTCACCAAATTAGTACACGAATCTAAATTTGGATCGGGTTCGGATTTAAAGTTTGTTACACGAAAACACGAAAATACAAGAAACGTTTGTACACGACACGGAACATTGACGGGTTTAACGAGTATAAGAAAGAGGAGGGGGTGTAATGTATGATGTTTGAAGAGTGGGGGGTCTGTCCTAAATGTACTAAATCTATGAAACTAGACTGCCACATGGGAAGCATGTCTGCTACTGAAGAAAGATTTGGGATCTTTTGGCAGCCTACACTGTTTGTCCTAATTGTTACTGTATCATTTCTTTCTTATCTCACAAACCTAACCATGTCCTGCAACAAGGACCCTTTTTTCAAATGTATTTTGACAATTTATCCCTAACCTCGTAAATGAAGACCCGATAACACATACATAAATAACCTCAATAAACTTGTACTTCCTAAACCATTTTTACCGTTTTTTTATTGGGATGTTTTATTCAATTTTTGGATATTCTATTCAgatctttacatttcaaaatttatcaAAACCTGCCACTTTTTCATTTTCCCCCTCTTTTCACACTATTTTTAATCCACTATCTCgcttttatatattaaaaatcaatGAGTACCACAACTTCAcccacttttctttctctttttcattATATTTACTTTAAACATATTTCTTAACCTCCGTGTTCAAACCAAATCCAAAGAATTTACTTTAAACATATTTCTTAACCTCCGTGTTCAAACCAAATCCAAAGAATTAGCTAGGATCGAGGAAGTAATATATTCTTTTGTGAATAAAAAAAACCTAGTATATATTATCCAACGTCAAGGATATCAATTTATAAAGATTTAACTGCACTATAATTTTCTACAAATAAATGTACCAAGGGTCCAAGGCCGCAGTAAGAAATTAGGTCCATAAGATCAGAGTATCTTCGATGGATCACATTATTTTGGTGTGAAATCCATACCCAAATAGTGTCAAAATTACAATATTTTCATATTTATCTTCAATCCACATACACTAAATTTTACGACATTTTTATAGTATATAGGTTATTTTATTACTAGAGTAGAAAAAAAAGTATAAAGTAATAAAGTTAGTAtgatataaaaaaataatttagttTTAGGTAAGCAttaacaaaaattataaaaatttgtatGACACCAAACTTGGTGTAATTTCTAATACAACATCGAAATGGGGTAAGATTTAGAGTTGAGTTAGAGAAGACACTAAAATGGTGTTAAAGTACAAATTTAAACTTGGGTTGAAGATGGTCTCTAATATTGTCAAAAATAACAATAAAACTATGGGTTAAATATTAAAGTAGTTACTCAACTGAATGTCATATATCAATTTAATTATCAAACTTAACGGAGTATCATTTGGATcaataaaatcataataaatatcaaacagatacctcaaaatatgtgttttagaattaaaaattattttatgaagttctaaacattttttttaaatgcCATTACAAtaaatgaaaagttatgaatttatagtattttagatgatatagtgagatttttaaaaatttatttactaattatttttattttaataaataaaatgattataaaattataaataaatagtagataaatttttaaaaatcttactatattatataaaatactagaattcatacatTTGCATTTGGTTGTAACAGaatttaagaaaaatatatagaacttcataaaataatttttaaatcttGAACACATATTTTAAGGTatttgtttgatatttattatgaatttaGTGATTAAAATGATATTCCATTAAGTTTGATAATTAAACTGATATATCACATTCAATTGAGTAACTCCTTTAATATTTAACCCATAAAACCTATTTTGTTACCTGTCTCCATTTAATATTTCGacaatatttttttttgaaaattattgCTATTTATGTAAGAGTCAATTTAAAATTTAGTAACTAAATTAAAAACCTGTTTATATTTACTAGCTGCAAGGCGAGTTCTAGCAACTCAGGAGTAACTTGAGTCGTTTCCACTGCTTTGCCTATATATGTTCTTAGGACTTCGATCTGTGTTACAAAGCCACATGAGCCAGGGTAGATTCTGTGCACCAATTTTACTAAAACCTGGACTTCAACTACGTGGTATTCTAACAGCTACTACTATACATGCTAATCATGTAAGTAAACATTTGGACTTGTTCTTGAAAAGACTAGGAAAAAGGAGTTGCAGTATATAGCCAAACACGCAACTCAGCAATAGAGCTAGAAGTCTAAAGCTAGATTGTCGCAAAGTGTAGCCTTTCGACTCATAGGCAATAAAATTGTAAGATCCAAAACTAACCAAAATACTGGCTTGTATATCAAAATCAGATTACCACCACTGATGTACTGATCTTGCTAGACACAGTTAGGGATATGATTTACTCTAAAAAATATCACAAGATAATTTCAACAAAGATGCAAGAGTTTTGAACTTATCCAAATTAACAGGCTAGCTAAGTTGGATGCATTTGCCCCCTGCAAATAAGTTAAACAATACGATAGACCATAGCATCACATACTTGCAGTAGTAGTTCATTGGCATCCAGAATCTACAAAGCTAAAAACTGAATCATAGATTAGAATCCAGAAACCCCTGGAACTTCATTAGTTTCAGAATTGCCTAGACATTTATGTAGATATTCCACAACCACGAACGATCATCCCCCACGCATATGTGCACCTAATTCCCCAAATTGGTCATCAGCTTCTACAGTGTCCTCTGACAGGCGAACTGCATCAAGCTTTTGTTTTAGGATTTCAATGGCATTAAGCACCAACTGAGAAGCTTTGATTGCACCAGTGGATTCAACAGTGAAGATGAAGCTGTCTTCTTTTGCATAGATTTCAATTAGTCCTGGCTTTCCCATAGCTTCTGCTTTCTTGAGCACCTCATCATCATAAGCGTACGCCTCCGAATCAACAATCTTAACCTGAGATCAGAAAAGCAAATGGGTTTTCACATATAGTAATATCATGCAGTAAATTTTCTGTGATATTTTTTTCGGACTGAGTTTTATGTTCCAAGTAAACGAATTAAAGTTTAGATGACCGCCAGAGATAACACGATAAAAAATAAAGTTTTGATGACCACACGAGATAACaagaattaaaaaaaaacaagTATTATTCACACATAAACTTGACTGAAAATTCTTCATTACAAGTTTCAATTTCAATGCTATAACTTGTTAAAATTATGTGTCTTCAAGCATCGATTTCTAAAGCATCAGCTGGACCTTGAGGCTTATCGTCTTGGATTTGTAACTACCGAAGGACAAAGTACCCAGTTGTAGCAATGTTTTACTTTTTCTCAACAGCATCACCAAATTGGATGAGTTATAGGCATACGAGTTTTTAGCAATCATACTCAGTTCATGTCATAATTATACAACCTCGTATAACAAGGTTAAACTGACTTAGTTTTAGATGTTAGTCTTACTTCGCGGACCATCTGCATATTCTGcagttgtaaaactaattaatTTCACATTATTACATATTACACCCTCCTTATTCGCACAAAAGAAAACTTATTTGTTCATTGTCCTATAAAGAAATAAAGAAAGAGAACATCTAAAAGCCAAACAAATTCGTGTTGAACAGTATAAGGAAAGGACTGGTTAATTTTGGAATACAACTATATGTACCAACAGAACATAGCACCTGAGGAAACAGGATGAGCATGAACAGAAGCATATATAGGAAAGAAAAAATTGCTGTGCTGATGTCATTAATGGGGATTACACAAAAGATAACACAAATTAAAAACCAAGTATTCTTCACACATAAACTTGACTGAACATTCTTCATTACAAGTTTATATAGAATTGTTTCAATACTAGAATAGAACTGGCAGCTTTACGTGTCTTAAAGCATTTGTTTCTAACGCATCAGTTGAAGCAACCAGTTGTGGCAATGTTCAACTTTTCTCAATTGCAACACCAAATTGGACGAGTTAATGGCATACGAGTTTTCAAGTGAATGCTCCTCCATGTCATAATTAGTAACTTATGATGATAAGGTCATACCGACTTAATTTAGAAGTCTTACTTCACGGACCATTTGCATATTCTGCAGTTATAAGACTAATTAATTCACATTGTTATATCCTACACCCTCCCTCCCTATTTGCACAAAAGAAAACTTATTTTTACTTCGTCCTATATAGAAATAAATATATAGAACATCTAAAAGCCAAAAAGATTCGAGTGAACAGTAAAAAACTGGTCGATTTTGGAATACAAATATATGTACCAACAGATAATGGCACCTAAACAGGATGACCATGAAGTGAAGCGCGTATAGGAAAGAAAAAATTGCTGTGCTGATATCATTAACGGGGATGCACACTAAATGCTATCAATGGGCCTTTTTGATCCGAAATTAATTGTGTTACTGTGATTATCATTATGACAATATATTCTTCAAAGTTATACCCCAGGGATGGTCACTTACTGCATGTATGAACAAACTCAGCACCCATATAACTACAGACATGACTGCGAATTATCTAACAATTTATCATAACACAAAACCACTGCAGAAAGACAATAATAATCTTGGAATGATTCAAACCTGTTGAGTTTCATCATCAATTTCAAAGACTTTGGTTGGACTGCTATCGACAAAACTTTGTTTATCTTCCAGTGATAAGCTCTCCATCATCTCTTGATTGATATGAATGGCAGGTTCATACATAAAAGTGACTGTCGCAGCAGGGGACCACTTCGCGTGATCTTTCCCAATTCCTTTGCGGGCAATTGCCCTCAACTTCAGTTCCTGTCCGCGGCGTAGCTTCACAAGTATTATTCCCCTAAATGATAGAAATAATTGCACATTAAGATAAGCACTCTGGTCAAATTTATTATCATCTAGCATGCACATTCTTTCTGAATGGTAATAAAACTCAGACTATGAGTCAATTACTACAAAAGCAAATTTAATTTTTAACTAAGATACAGTACTCTGCAATCTGCATGCAGGAAAATTACACAGGTACAAAGTAAATCAGATTTTCTCAAACAAACCCCTTCTCGAGATACAACACTTACTAAATTAATACTTTAAAAAGCAAAGCAAAATATATATACACAACAAACtgaacaaaaaaaaaatcaaattttcatAAACCATGGAAAACAAAGCGGACTACCACCAAATCAACCTAAACATAACCGATGTAAACAATGTTTACATGCAACAGATACTAATTTGCTATGCTTTTTTCCCATTTTGGCTTTTCGAATAGAAGAGTAGACACATTTTAAAATATATTCGACTATTTAGTAAAGAAGGGAAGGTGAGTTTCAAACTGTTGACCTTGTCAAGGACTAGAGGCGCAACCACCAGCCTTGGGTTTTTTCAACTCTACATTCTCACATTAAAGTGTATAACAATTTAACACCCAAGGTAGAGTGTATACCTCCCAAAAAATTAAAGACAAAACTAAAACATTCATATACCACTAAAAACAACAATTCTACAAGTTTTAGTATTCATACCCCCTTCATATTCTCTCCACATCTCTTGGAAACCAAGTAAAATATACTGTCTAAATAAACCTCAAATATCATCGACATGCTAGAAGCATATATCGCTTGTATTCATAACTTTTCCTTCTTTTCTCCACATTCCTCAAATTATTTGACCTGCAACAGAACCTTAAGCTAATCTATCAACCAGCCAACATTCTTCAACGTTGAAATGAAACCTAAAAGGCCCAGTCACCTACTCTTTCAAAATCCAACAATTTGAAATACTACTCCCCTGGCCAAAAAAAACGAAACTAGGCAAGAATAGAATATAATTTTTACTATGTTCCGAGTATATAAGTTTAATTTTTGTCCCTTCCCTTCCTCCAAACCTACACTAAATGTTCAAGTCTGCATATTTGGGGATAACCTTCATTCCTACTTCTAATCAAACCATGTGAATATATGTAATAACAAATCAACACAAGCATAACCAACACATCCGCTAAATTACACCAATTCTACACAAACCAAACCACAAATTCATCTTGAACAAACCTAACCCCCAATAATAGCCACATAGCCACATGCATTTCTTCGACACTCACAGGTAAATAATAACACATTTTTGGGTTTATACCTTTAATTTTCAATTCGACACGAACAAAACCCTAACCCCCAAAATTAGTTACATGCATCTCTTCAACATTCATGtataaacaaaaaaaaatcacatttttcagttttttaatttttaattcatCTCGAAACAAAACCCTAACCCTCAAAATTAGCTACATGCATTTCATTTCCATCCAACACATTCACACACATTTCTTAGTTTTTACTCTGTTCTAAAAATCACCGATTTTACCGATTAATCACCTGATTAATCATTTCAATATGCTCTGCTGATTCGATTTTATAATCCGATTAATCCCTGCACTTTTTtcttaaatttatatatttagtttaataaattaattattttaatactTCATTAAATATATCTGATTAATGCTCCGATTAATCAATCGGATTAATCACTGATTATCCGATTAATCACTAAAATGTTACTCTACCGAATAATGCCGATTTCCGCTTTTTAGAACAATGGTTTTTACGTTTAATTCCTAATTCATCTCGAAAAAACCCTAACCCCCAAAATTAGCCACATGCATTTCATTTCCATCCAATACGTTCATCTAAACACATTATAAATAGAACTATATAATAAACATGAAAAACACGAAACGAAAACGACCTCTGCTCGGAATTCTCATAACCAGAAGCATCCGAGAAATCGACCGGGACAACCGTATGATCCGAACTATACAAATCCTTACTAGTCACATCCAAAGTCTGATCACCAATACACTTAGCTCTCAAATGAAACTCCACAGAGCAAAACTCACACTGTCCATCGCCATCACACGCGTCGCAGTCACGCGAGAACCGCATACTCATAGCGCGTTCACTCGTGAGCGGGACCAGACCGAGTCGATGCGCAATGAACTCGTCGTTGAGAACAGTGGAGTTGATTTCGATCTCGACGAGATCGATTGCGACGGTGGGGACCTCGGAGATCATCACGCGCCGGAGCGCGTTGGCGATGCTGGCGTCAGTGTTGCGTAGCTCGAATTTGGCGTAGTCGTCTTTGAGTTCGCGGATTTTGACGGTGGGGAAGCGCTGGTAGGATTGAATTCCGTCCATTTTGGGGAGATT
This sequence is a window from Apium graveolens cultivar Ventura chromosome 9, ASM990537v1, whole genome shotgun sequence. Protein-coding genes within it:
- the LOC141684504 gene encoding DNA-directed RNA polymerases II, IV and V subunit 3-like — encoded protein: MDGIQSYQRFPTVKIRELKDDYAKFELRNTDASIANALRRVMISEVPTVAIDLVEIEINSTVLNDEFIAHRLGLVPLTSERAMSMRFSRDCDACDGDGQCEFCSVEFHLRAKCIGDQTLDVTSKDLYSSDHTVVPVDFSDASGYENSEQRGIILVKLRRGQELKLRAIARKGIGKDHAKWSPAATVTFMYEPAIHINQEMMESLSLEDKQSFVDSSPTKVFEIDDETQQVKIVDSEAYAYDDEVLKKAEAMGKPGLIEIYAKEDSFIFTVESTGAIKASQLVLNAIEILKQKLDAVRLSEDTVEADDQFGELGAHMRGG